A part of Oncorhynchus gorbuscha isolate QuinsamMale2020 ecotype Even-year linkage group LG09, OgorEven_v1.0, whole genome shotgun sequence genomic DNA contains:
- the LOC124042991 gene encoding protein jagunal homolog 1-A-like has protein sequence MTSRVGPRAAGTDGSDFKHREKVASHYQMSASLKSEIRKLNFVHLLLWLLVAAQVIVSKLDLVPSDTVAEPYRWEYPYLISLFPLVTGSLSLPKNNISYLVISMISSGLFSIAPLFYGSMEMLGEAQQLYRHGKAYRFIFGWAAVTVMYLVMVVAVQVHAWQIYYSKKLLDAWFDSTQEKKKK, from the exons ATGACGTCTCGTGTGGGCCCTCGAGCTGCAGGTACTGATGGGAGTGACTtcaaacacagagagaaggtggCCTCACACTACCAGATGAG CGCCTCGCTAAAGTCTGAGATCCGGAAACTCAACTTTGTCCACCTGCTGCTCTGGCTCCTGGTGGCAGCCCAGGTgatcgtcagcaaacttgaccTGGTGCCAAGCGATACAGTGGCTGAGCCCTACAGATGGGAGTACCCCTACCTGATCAGTCTCTTTCCACTGGTCACCGGCAGCCTGTCGCTGCCCAAGAACAACATCAGCTACCTGGTGATCTCCATGATCAGCTCAGGCCTGTTCTCCATCGCTCCACTCTTCTACGGCTCCATGGAGATGCTCGGCGAGGCCCAGCAGCTGTACCGCCACGGCAAGGCTTACCGCTTCATCTTTGGCTGGGCGGCGGTCACCGTCATGTACCTAGTGATGGTGGTGGCGGTGCAGGTGCACGCCTGGCAGATCTACTACAGCAAGAAGCTGCTGGACGCCTGGTTTGACTCCacacaggagaagaagaagaagtga